A genomic segment from Cyprinus carpio isolate SPL01 chromosome A4, ASM1834038v1, whole genome shotgun sequence encodes:
- the LOC109105421 gene encoding sialic acid-binding Ig-like lectin 10 — MCVFQTLPPKPTVQLYVEQKEVQDQEEVLEGSSVSLRCSAETLCSSPPPTLTWSSTPRIPLSESSRLEELISDLNFSATHRQHRVTFTCTITYQLQDENKTAQDSIRLHVQYAPKISPSSSCTRTDVTLCFCEADGNPSPELEWHLSGRPVTNSSNTFISEERLSSTGLRSSITLHQAFTHTSTLQCFSRNTRGNASQQLQLPSSVEREFQFCDSSNRRTSIIYK; from the exons atgtgtgtatttCAGACTCTCCCCCCTAAACCCACAGTGCAGCTGTATGTGGAGCAGAAGGAGGTGCAGGATCAGGAGGAGGTGTTGGAGGGGAGCTCTGTGAGTCTGCGCTGCTCTGCTGAGACTCTCTGTTCCTCTCCTCCACCAACTCTCACATGGAGCTCCACTCCCAGAATCCCCCTCAGTGAGAGCAGCAGACTAGAGGAGCTCATCTCTGATCTGAACTTCAGTGCTACTCACCGTCAGCACAGAGTCACTTTCACCTGCACTATAACCTACCAGCTACAGGACGAGAACAAAACAGCACAGGACAGCATCAGATTACATGTTCAGT atgCCCCTAAAATCTCTCCATCCTCCAGCTGTACCAGGACTGATGTAACTCTGTGTTTCTGTGAGGCTGATGGGAATCCCTCTCCTGAACTGGAGTGGCATCTGTCAGGACGTCCTGTCACTAACTCTTCAAACACGTTCATCAGTGAAGAGCGATTGAGCAGCACAGGCTTGAGGAGCTCCATCACTCTTCATCAggctttcacacacacatccactctgCAGTGTTTCAGCAGAAACACTCGAGGCAATGCAAGTCAACAGCTTCAACTGCCTTCATCTGTTGAACGTGAGTTTCAGTTCTGTGATTCATCCAATAGAAGAACgtcaataatttataaatga